GTCAGAAGTAGtaatacttaaaaaatatttatattccacttaaattcatttatttatatttatatattaatataaataattattcatatttataaatcaacaactttacaaaaaataattaaaagttgaAAATAATTATTACAGCTTTCCTTTGTTTACAATTTCTCTTTAATTTGTATTTGAAATAACTTAGTATCACATTCATAACCGAATGAAAGTAAATTAGATTGGAGCTCAAAATTGTATTAGACCAACTTCTCAAAAATTCATttctatatttttaattatttgtcaGTTTAAAATACTATCAGTCTTTACATGCGTCATTCTTTAATATAAGATACATAAAAGAAAAATTAGTCCCTACATATAActaatttcaaatttatttaacaCATTTATATACTTATTTTAAACATACTCTAAAAGATAAACAGCACCACAAAAAATCTAGCAAATTCATGTCTGCATTTTTCAACAAAATTCTAACTAACAAGAATTTTTTAAATACTTCAACTCTAGAAATTTATCCAAAAGGGGGTaatcataaattaaaatacaacagTAATAAACTAGAACAGAGTGCCCTTAAATGCAATCATGCAAAAATACACAGTTATGTATTATTGATTAGAGTTAGAGCTAATCAAAGAGCTGTCTCAAATTCTTCAAAATTGATATTCCAGTTGAGAGGGCACGTGATTCTCACTTTTTAGGTTTAAGCGACTGAAGTACATCGCAGTAGAAGCTCCATGATTCGCTTGTCTCGCTGATTTGTTTTTGACCAAATGGATTCTGCTCTACGAACTTCGGCACATTTTCAGCCTCTGCTAATCGCTCCAGATACTTTCGTAGATCACCTCCAACAGCTGACACAAAtcattatagcataagcataatcAAGTAAAACTTTCTGACCATACAAATAAATAGGTCATTCTGTAACATACCTAGTGACTTGTCGTTAAGTTGTCGACAACTGAATGATGGCGGATATATTGAATTGTATGGCTGCAATAATTTATGAAACATTAAACATGAGTTAGGACATGTCACTATATATGGTAGCTGAAAATCTAAATCGAAAATTGATAAAAGAAAGAGTTGGTTAATTTACAGGATTGAGTAAACCCTTGTAGGGAGAGTCATCTAAAAGCAACGTATTTGATTCATTGTAGTATCCCTTCTCCCAAGGAAGATTAGGATCATACTTATCCCAAACTCTACTCAGATCCTTGAAAACAATTGGCTTGCGCTTGTCgccaagagttttgatatttgtaTTAGTACATTGTGAAATGTACTGTCAAGAATAGGCACAGATGAGATGAAAGTACACCAAAGTTTTGAAGTAAtttcaacaaaagaaaaaaaacaggttAGACGAAAAACAGTGAAACCATCAATCGATAAGAAATCCAAAAAAGAGACAATCATATATATAaatttagaatccaaaaaaacgGCGATACACCATGAAATTGAAGTATAGATGTACAATTGAAAAACAGGTTAGTTCCTAATAGGGGTGGCAAACAGGCATGCTTGCCCCATAAAGTCAACAAAAGAATGGGGCAGATATGGTGAGGCTGCAGGCCTAAAACCTTGACCCGCCCCGAGAAAAAATGAGGGCGGGCAGGACGAATCTACGAACACGGCACCTTTAAAGCCTATAAATtacaaaatattatattcatgCCCGCGCCCACAAAAAAACAAGGCGGGGCGGATATATTAGAGAGTGCCTCTATACACCAAAATAGCTTCGCTAGATGACAAGTTATGTGAAAACTAAGGAAAACAAgagttattattttgaaaattcaaaGCAAATGGATAAAGTGCTAGTGCTCACCCAACAGAAAATCAACCTCTGCCTCTTGTTTCCCATCAAATGATTAACaatactgttgacatttttcctACAAAATCATAAAATCCAGGAGTTAATATAAGCAACGGATAATTAATTGCTCACCGTAGAATAAATCGTTGCAAAAAGGGTAGCTACTGAAACATAAATGCAGACAAAGTGAGAAAAGATAGTTGTTGAGTGATATATTGTTGAATGAATTTATATAAAACAAAGTTGAAGAAGAGTACTCCATTCTTGAAGACCACACAGCCACATCAAATTTCTCGAAGCAAAAGTTCAGAAACGAAGCACAAAAAGGCCTCTTGAATActgaaatgaaataaaatccaattaaCAGAGAAAGTTTATTGGTTTCTTGAAAAAAATACTTCATTCAGTGaaaaatagaaaaggaaaacaaTAATTACTCACATGCTTTCTTTCCTATCATTGcatctctttttattttctttgggAAAGGGTGTGCAACTACGTCAGCAAGAATCCCATTAAGGTCAAGAATAAGAAGCTTCTTCTTCGAACATCCAACAGATTTTCCAATGGAAGGAATTGGCAAATCCTTTGGCCTGTCTTCTTCATCAGTAATCGATCATTTTTGCATTTCGTTAGTACATGAATTGTAATGCCTCGGTTACATTGGGTTTAAATAGTTCAAAAAAAAGTGGGAAATTATTAAAGTAAGCATTTAGCAGAAGATAAATAATAGTCcgaatcataaaaaaataaaaaaacagacaataatgATATGCAAGAATAACCAAAACTTGATGGTTTTTAAACAAACCCGAAATAAATAAACTTACCACCCATCAAAAGGCTCCTCAGTATGTTCAAAGTGTCTTTTTCCAATAGTTCAAGACAACATTACTACTGAGGTTTATAATCTCAATAAGTacaccaaaattttaaaaatcagtTTGAAAAAGTGTTGTTTCCAAACAGCGCGGAAACAGAAAAAGTTGACAAAAATATTGgcattcttttaaaaataatagtagTCATAACAACTCAAAATCATTTACATCAAAGTAGAACAGTATAATTAACATACTGACATCTCATAATTAATTCAAATACCATCATCAATTCTCAATTATCGTTCAAatcattttataataaaaataattactcaATGCCATGGAATCCGATCTGCCTCATCATATTGGAATGGTATAAGTTATCACTTCACAGAAGATGATAGTATGGAAATCTATGGACCACCGGCGCATCTCATGTGGGTAATCAAGCTTGTTTTTGAGGAGCTAGAAGTTTATTTGGTTGAGGCATGAGACTTATCTTTCTGGAGCATATAGTTCGTATCTACGTAAATATTTTGTAGACTACGAGATCCATCCATGTGGAGCACACAGCTCAATTTCTGGGTAAATAACCATGAACTATTGGACATATCCATATGGAGCACATAGCTCATCTTGGGTAAATAACCATGAGATACAAGAACCATCAATATGGAGCACATAGCTCATATACGTAGACTACGAGACCCATCCATATGGAGCACATAGCTCATCTTGGGTAAATAACCTTACGATACAAGAACCATCAATATGGAGCACATAGCTCATATTGGGTAAATAACACAAAGGGACACATGGCTCATCTTTCACATATGGGACATTCCGGGCAAGTGATTGTGAGATATAAGAACCATCAATAGGGAGCACATAGCTCAGCCTGGGTAAATAACTATGGGACACATGGCTCGTCTCAGACATGTTGCTCATCTTGAAAATATAATCGTGAGATATACGACCAACCAATCAATAGGGAGCACATAGCTCATCCTGGGTAAATAACTATGGAACACGTAGCTTGTCTCATACATATGGCTCATCTGGGGTATATAAATGTGATATAGAACCAACCAATCGAAAGGGAGCACATAGCTCATCCTGGGCAATAACTACGCAACACATGGCTCGTCTTGTCTCATACATATTGCTCGTCATGGGTATATAAATATAACCGTGAGATATAGGGCCAAACACTTGATAGCAGCACATAGCTCATCCTGGGTAAATAACAATTGAAAATATGGCTCGTCTCATACATATGGCTTGTCCTGGGTAAATAACCATGAGATAAAGGACCCGTCGATAAGGAGCACATAGCTCTTTTGGGTAAATAACAAAGGAACACATGGCtcactcatctcccacatatagCTCTCATCTTGGGTAAATAAATGTGGAACACATTGCTCATCTCATACATATGGCTCATACAAAGCAAAAAAACCGTGAGATATACAAAACCCATCAATAGGGAGCACATAGCTCATGTGAAACACATGGCTCATCTCAAACAGCCACCCAACAATCATCGATCAAAAACCATTATAGTTTCATTTGATACAAACATGGCCAAAATGGACTATCCATACCAACTATCCTTTCTAATCCTTTttctcattatcatcatcataaaAACACATTTGTCAAAGGATTAATCCATACCATTCCATCAAAAGCAACAATCAACCAAGCATACATATTCAACAAATCATAAAAACATCATTCGCAATCATAGAATCAACAGACCAATTGAATATATATAAcaacaatcaatttcataatcCAGCCCAGCATTTCACAAATCCCACAATTTACAGAGTTAGGTTTTCATCGGAGCATCGATAAAACCCTAATTCGTTTCAAATTCCGAATCCATCAATTCAATGTACCATAAAATAGTTCAAAAAAGTGTGACTACTTACTTGCGGCAGACTTTTCAAGCTCACAAACCACGTTACAGTTCAAAACATTATTCTCTTGAGCGGTtgcttccttcttcttcttcttgctcGACTTCCGTTTTCTCTTGAGTGATTTATCACTCTTTGGGGAAGGATTGTTGTTATCCATACCTGTATCTCGTTGTTgagaaatttgaaaatcaaatgaatcgGAAACAGATTCAATTTGAGGAAGAACTGAAGAATTAGGGTTGAGAATGGGTTGAATTCTGGCTGTGGGAGGGAATGGACGGTGTGGTCGGACTGCTAGCGGCGGTGGTTTAGAGAGGAGACAACAGTGGCTTGGGTTCATTAGGGTTTCAACTGCTCATCGTGCACTTCTGTTTCTTCTTATTTATATTATcttgttttattattatattgttttttttttttttacaattatataagaaaaattaaatatggtATTTAGTATTCACAGTcttctataattttaaaatatgcaaTCACTTATGAGTAGATGATTGCATAACATCAAATTAAGGGTCATGTAGTTTGTTTCTCTTTGGAGCATTTAGAAATGATAAAAACTTCAACAGCAAAGAAGTTACATTGGAGCAAGTGTTTGAATAAATCGAAAGGAATTTATGGAATATTGGAATTGGCTAAACGTCAAATCTAATTGATAGTCAAATTGTGTATCTCAATGGTACTTGTCCCCCAAAAGCTTCTTCGAATAAAAGGTTTGTAAGAGTGCTCAAGGAACTGTTTAAGGATCTGATCACAAGTGTATGCAGCGGCAGTGCAATCTTAGACCATGTGCAATGGTAGAGTTATTTAAAGtcaacaccacaaaatcatgtgcaATGGGGTGTGTAATGTAGTGTTGAGTGTGTGTTGGAGGAGAGAGatgttgagaaaactcaacaccatttaATCTGACCGAGGGCATGACGTGGCAGCGCCTCATTGAGAGAGTGGGTCTTAATCCAcgcggagagagaaagagaaaagggaTAAGTGCAGCCATGTGGCTGTGCTTGATTGGCTGAccagatttttatccatttaatactttgaactcaattatttcgttgcaaattaatttatttattttttttaccaaaattcatgattttttttctctataaatagagacttggttcatttgatttggacacagaaaaaaaaatcaagtttttcactatcttaattttattattagtgtttattttgaagttaagtgtctttttttagtgaaatggatcccaataATCATTTTAACACTCAAAATTCTGCTAATTTTCCATTTAACCAAAATCCCAACAATTTTCCAAATCCCAACAATTATCAAAATCCCAACTATTATCAAAATCCAAATCAATTTTCCAACCAACATCCTCAAAACAT
The Vicia villosa cultivar HV-30 ecotype Madison, WI linkage group LG6, Vvil1.0, whole genome shotgun sequence genome window above contains:
- the LOC131608905 gene encoding uncharacterized protein LOC131608905 isoform X2: MNPSHCCLLSKPPPLAVRPHRPFPPTARIQPILNPNSSVLPQIESVSDSFDFQISQQRDTGMDNNNPSPKSDKSLKRKRKSSKKKKKEATAQENNVLNCNVVCELEKSAANRPKDLPIPSIGKSVGCSKKKLLILDLNGILADVVAHPFPKKIKRDAMIGKKALFKRPFCASFLNFCFEKFDVAVWSSRMEKNVNSIVNHLMGNKRQRLIFCWYISQCTNTNIKTLGDKRKPIVFKDLSRVWDKYDPNLPWEKGYYNESNTLLLDDSPYKGLLNPPYNSIYPPSFSCRQLNDKSLAVGGDLRKYLERLAEAENVPKFVEQNPFGQKQISETSESWSFYCDVLQSLKPKK
- the LOC131608905 gene encoding uncharacterized protein LOC131608905 isoform X1, whose translation is MNPSHCCLLSKPPPLAVRPHRPFPPTARIQPILNPNSSVLPQIESVSDSFDFQISQQRDTGMDNNNPSPKSDKSLKRKRKSSKKKKKEATAQENNVLNCNVVCELEKSAAKDRPKDLPIPSIGKSVGCSKKKLLILDLNGILADVVAHPFPKKIKRDAMIGKKALFKRPFCASFLNFCFEKFDVAVWSSRMEKNVNSIVNHLMGNKRQRLIFCWYISQCTNTNIKTLGDKRKPIVFKDLSRVWDKYDPNLPWEKGYYNESNTLLLDDSPYKGLLNPPYNSIYPPSFSCRQLNDKSLAVGGDLRKYLERLAEAENVPKFVEQNPFGQKQISETSESWSFYCDVLQSLKPKK